A genomic window from Camelina sativa cultivar DH55 chromosome 2, Cs, whole genome shotgun sequence includes:
- the LOC104736784 gene encoding 1-aminocyclopropane-1-carboxylate oxidase homolog 12: protein MVTKNSFEFDRYIERKAFDETKEGVKGIVDAKITQIPRIFHHPQVALTDKKPSVSVSDLEIPIIDFASVHVDTTSREAVVEKVRSAAETWGFFQVVNHGVPLNVLEEIKDAVRRFHEDDPEVKKLYFSRDAAKKKFFYNSNFDLYSSSSSVNWRDSIECYIAPDPPAPEELPETCRDAMFEYSKHVLSLGGLLFELLSEALGLKSETLKCMDCLKTLLMICHYYPPCPQPDLTLGISKHSDNSFLTVLLQDNIGGLQILHQDSWVDVSPHPGALVINIGDFLQLITNDKFVSVEHRVLANRKGPRISVASFFSSSVRENSTVYGPMKELVSEENPPKYRDTTIIEYSKGLFQKGLDGTSHLSNLKI from the exons ATGGTGACCAAAAACTCGTTTGAGTTCGATCGTTACATCGAGCGCAAAGCTTTTGACGAGACAAAAGAAGGTGTCAAAGGGATCGTAGACGCTAAAATAACCCAAATCCCTCGTATCTTCCACCACCCTCAAGTTGCCTTGACCGACAAGAAACCCTCTGTCTCTGTTTCAGACCTAGAGATCCCTATCATCGATTTTGCAAGCGTCCACGTGGACACAACGTCACGAGAAGCCGTCGTAGAGAAAGTAAGATCCGCAGCGGAGACTTGGGGATTCTTCCAAGTGGTCAATCATGGTGTTCCTTTAAACGTTCTTGAAGAGATTAAAGATGCAGTTCGTAGGTTTCACGAGGATGATCCTGAAGTCAAGAAATTATACTTCTCACGTGATGCCGCTAAGAAGAAGTTTTTCTACAACAGTAATTTCGATCTATACAGTTCTTCGTCGTCTGTTAACTGGAGAGATTCTATCGAATGTTACATAGCTCCAGATCCTCCGGCTCCTGAGGAGCTCCCTGAGACTTGCAG GGATGCTATGTTCGAATACTCAAAGCATGTGCTGAGTTTAGGTGGTTTGCTCTTTGAGCTTCTCTCAGAAGCACTAGGTTTGAAATCTGAGACCCTCAAGTGTATGGATTGCCTGAAAACTTTGCTTATGATCTGTCACTATTACCCACCTTGTCCACAACCTGACCTAACTTTAGGGATAAGTAAACACTCAGACAACTCCTTCCTCACAGTTCTTCTTCAAGACAATATCGGCGGTCTTCAAATCCTTCATCAAGACTCTTGGGTCGATGTCTCTCCCCATCCCGGAGCTCTCGTTATCAACATCGGAGATTTCTTGCaa CTTATAACCAACGATAAGTTTGTAAGTGTGGAGCATAGAGTTCTTGCTAATAGAAAAGGACCAAGGATTTCAGTTGCTAGCTTTTTCAGCTCAAGTGTACGTGAGAACTCAACAGTTTATGGACCGATGAAAGAGCTTGTGTCTGAAGAAAACCCTCCGAAGTACAGAGACACAACCATAATAGAGTACTCAAAAGGATTATTTCAGAAAGGTCTCGATGGAACATCGCATCTCTCTAATCTCAAGATATGA
- the LOC104736765 gene encoding zinc transporter 2 — protein MALSSSKTLKSTLFFLSILFLCFSLILAHGGIDDGDEEEPTNQPPPATGTTTVVNLRSKSLVLVKIYCIIILFFSTFLAGISPYFYRWNESFLLLGTQFSGGIFLATALIHFLSDANETFRGLKHKEYPYAFMLAAAGYCLTMLADVAVSFVAAGNNNHHGGAGTGESRVDDDVAVKEEGHREIRSTGVDVNQVILRTTGFGDTALLIFALCFHSIFEGIAIGLSETKSDAWRNLWTISLHKVFAAVAMGIALLKLIPKRPFFLTVVYSFAFGISSPLGVGIGIGINATSQGAAGDWTYAISMSLACGVFVYVAVNHLISKGYKPREKCYFDKPVYKFLDVFLGVALLSFVMIGD, from the exons ATGGCTTTGTCTTCttctaaaaccctaaagtcaactctctttttcttatctaTTCTCTTCCTTTGTTTCTCCTTGATTCTTGCTCACGGCGGCATAGACgacggagacgaagaagagccGACCAACCAACCACCTCCGGCAACCGGAACAACCACCGTCGTGAATCTCCGATCGAAAAGCTTGGTGCTTGTGAAGATCTATTGTATTATTATACTCTTCTTTAGTACATTCTTAGCCGGTATCTCACCTTACTTTTACCGATGGAACGAGTCTTTTCTCCTCCTCGGAACTCAATTCTCCGGTGGTATTTTCCTCGCGACCGCTCTGATCCATTTCCTCAGCGACGCTAACGAGACTTTTAGAGGGTTAAAACACAAAGAGTATCCTTACGCCTTCATGTTAGCAGCCGCTGGATATTGCCTTACAATGCTGGCAGACGTGGCGGTTTCGTTTGTAGCGGCTGGGAACAATAACCACCACGGGGGAGCTGGCACCGGAGAGTCTagggtggatgatgatgtggcAGTAAAAGAGGAAGGCCATCGTGAGATAAGAAGTACTGGTGTGGATGTGAATCAAGTGATTTTGCGGACTACTGGATTTGGAGACACAGCTTTGCTGATTTTTGCACTTTGCTTTCACTCCATCTTCGAGGGAATCGCCATTGGACTCTCAG AGACTAAAAGCGACGCTTGGAGAAACCTATGGACAATATCATTGCACAAAGTCTTCGCAGCTGTAGCAATGGGAATAGCTCTCCTCAAGCTAATCCCCAAACGACCATTCTTCCTCACCGTTGTCTACTCCTTCGCCTTTGGGATATCGAGTCCCTTAGGCGTAGGGATCGGTATTGGCATCAATGCCACTAGCCAAGGAGCCGCTGGTGACTGGACCTATGCGATCTCTATGAGCCTTGCGTGCGGAGTTTTCGTGTATGTTGCGGTTAACCATCTCATCTCAAAGGGATATAAGCCTCGTGAGAAATGTTACTTCGACAAGCCAGTCTACAAGTTTCTTGATGTCTTCCTCGGCGTTGCTTTGCTCTCTTTTGTTATGATTGGGGATTGA
- the LOC104736740 gene encoding uncharacterized protein LOC104736740 isoform X1 — protein sequence MEAVLLCSKVVPRATTPFEESRKFSFRHLNKHLKCNSIRADSRTTPLLPSFEAVKSQSIWRGASFPVRKGSWVSPRCSISSSTVSDSDNPFLSQFKTFSFGSLVEKVRDLKKVKPIDVAKLTLLLSVLTLAAKKIATLALDPFFWMYFSWTWLFWPWFIAFGLAGYGIYCFRKHWIGEANAFEQLGIVSSVFTWLTLVPPAYFNGYLEGWPYVFFLAYHYFFFFNVTVRKRLYGDYYARSHDPKWDVNTPLWSRVLFGVGVMVGHWLAAFEGPELHRLPGGWTNVGIWILIVVTMLMHYDSTLYLARYSEKVVVPTAVVQFGPYRWVRHPIYASTMLLFATYCTALRAPLSLLFLLAVSLVYYNKKAKLEEELMVENFGQSYSDYADKVRHKFIPFVY from the coding sequence ATGGAAGCTGTGCTTCTGTGCTCGAAGGTTGTTCCTCGAGCTACGACGCCGTTTGAAGAGTCCCGAAAGTTTTCGTTCAGGCATTTAAACAAACACCTTAAGTGCAATTCGATTCGTGCTGATTCCAGAACCACTCCGTTACTCCCAAGTTTTGAAGCGGTCAAGAGTCAATCTATCTGGAGAGGTGCTTCGTTTCCAGTTCGAAAAGGTTCATGGGTTTCGCCCAGATGCTCGATTTCTAGCTCGACTGTTTCCGATTCCGATAACCCTTTCCTTAGCCAATTCAAAACCTTCTCGTTTGGTTCACTGGTGGAGAAAGTTCGGGACTTGAAGAAAGTGAAGCCCATAGATGTTGCGAAGTTAACTCTTCTTCTATCGGTTTTGACTTTAGCTGCTAAAAAGATTGCGACTTTAGCTCTGGACCCTTTCTTCTGGATGTATTTCAGCTGGACATGGCTGTTCTGGCCTTGGTTTATCGCTTTTGGGCTTGCGGGTTACGGGATTTACTGTTTCCGTAAGCACTGGATTGGAGAAGCCAATGCCTTTGAGCAGCTTGGTATTGTAAGTTCAGTTTTCACATGGCTTACACTTGTGCCTCCTGCTTATTTCAATGGCTATCTTGAAGGCTGGCCTTATGTGTTCTTCTTGGCTTATcattactttttcttcttcaacgtAACTGTGAGAAAAAGGCTCTATGGAGATTACTATGCTCGCTCCCATGATCCTAAATGGGATGTGAACACGCCTTTATGGTCTCGGGTTTTGTTTGGTGTTGGTGTCATGGTTGGACATTGGCTTGCGGCTTTTGAAGGACCTGAGCTGCATCGTTTACCAGGTGGTTGGACCAATGTAGGGATATGGATTTTGATTGTGGTTACAATGCTTATGCATTACGATTCAACTCTGTATCTCGCTAGATATTCTGAAAAGGTTGTTGTTCCAACGGCTGTTGTGCAGTTTGGTCCTTATAGATGGGTCAGGCATCCGATATATGCTTCTACGATGCTTCTCTTTGCTACATACTGCACTGCTCTGCGTGCGCCTTTGAGTCTGTTGTTTCTTTTAGCGGTTTCTTTGGTTTACTATAACAAGAAGGCCAAGCTGGAGGAAGAATTGATGGTGGAGAATTTCGGACAAAGCTATTCGGATTATGCTGATAAGGTTAGGCACAAGTTCATTCCTTTTGTTTACTAG
- the LOC104736755 gene encoding putative protein TPRXL produces MDDETLWKVSKKDFISETTHFSSKHHVFTRSFSTKASSSSSSSSSNPVVFTRSFSTKPTSYSSSLEPTFRRSFSAKPTPSKSPFLSRSGSTKCQADGTSSTTSAASKCSISRSLSQKGASVTRKYRNIAKEHKSRFYIMKRCVSMLVCWHKHA; encoded by the coding sequence ATGGATGATGAGACGTTGTGGAAAGTTTCCAAGAAAGATTTCATCTCCGAAACCACTCATTTCTCTTCAAAACATCATGTTTTCACACGAAGCTTCTCaacaaaagcttcttcttcttcttcgtcttcttcttcaaaccccGTTGTATTCACACGAAGTTTCTCAACTAAACCCACTTCGTATTCTTCATCATTAGAGCCCACCTTTAGACGTAGTTTCTCTGCAAAACCTACTCCTTCGAAATCTCCGTTTCTGTCTAGAAGCGGTTCAACGAAATGTCAAGCTGATGGTACATCTTCCACGACTTCTGCTGCTTCCAAGTGTTCCATCTCTCGGAGCTTGTCTCAGAAAGGAGCTTCAGTGACCCGAAAGTATCGTAATATAGCTAAGGAGCACAAGTCTCGGTTTTACATCATGAAACGCTGCGTTTCAATGCTCGTTTGTTGGCACAAACATGCCTGA
- the LOC104736731 gene encoding suppressor of disruption of TFIIS-like, with product MEFVNTSPPIYECLLFDLDDTLYPFSSGLSDACTNNIIEFMVEKLGIDEEGVVELNDILYKKHGTTMAGLKAVGYEFDNDEYHSFVHGRLPYENLKPDPVLRNLLTSLPFRKLVFSNGDDAHVMRALKRLGIEDCFERIISFETLNPVINEADEVSCETGHLPENPVICKPTEIAFEKAFEIAQIDPHKTLFFDDSVRNIQTGKAVGLHTVLVGKSEKVDGSDYALESIHNMKEAFPELWLESNINDKESERIVYATQISIETTIQA from the exons ATGGAATTTGTGAACACCTCTCCACCAATATATGAATGTCTCCTCTTTG ATTTGGATGATACTCTTTACCCTTTCAGCTCTGGTTTATCAGACGCATGCACCAACAACATTATAG AATTTATGGTTGAAAAGCTTGGAATAGATGAAGAGGGAGTAGTTGAGCTAAATGATATTCTTTACAAGAAACATGGAACTACAATGGCTGGTCTTAAG GCTGTAGGTTATGAATTCGATAATGACGAGTACCACAGCTTTGTTCATGGGAGATTACCTTATGAAAACCTTAAACCGGACCCGGTTCTGAGAAATCTCCTCACTAGTCTACCTTTCCGAAAATtg GTTTTCTCGAATGGAGATGATGCTCATGTGATGAGGGCTCTAAAAAGACTCGGCATTGAAGATTGTTTTGAGAGAATCATAAGTTTCGAGACCTTAAACCCTGTGATCAACGAGGCTGATGAGGTTTCTTGCGAGACAGGTCATCTTCCCGAGAATCCGGTTATCTGTAAACCAACCGAGATTGCTTTCGAGAAAGCATTCGAAATCGCACAGATTGATCCTCACAAAACA ttGTTCTTCGACGACAGTGTCCGAAACATCCAAACCGGAAAAGCCGTTGGTCTCCATACAGTCTTG GTTGGGAAATCAGAAAAGGTGGATGGAAGTGATTACGCGTTAGAAAGCATTCACAACATGAAAGAAGCATTTCCAGAGTTATGGTTGGAATCCAACATCAACGACAAAGAATCTGAAAGAATTGTTTACGCTACACAGATCTCAATTGAAACTACTATTCAAGCTTAA
- the LOC104736740 gene encoding uncharacterized protein LOC104736740 isoform X2 has product MEAVLLCSKVVPRATTPFEESRKFSFRHLNKHLKCNSIRADSRTTPLLPSFEAVKSQSIWRGASFPVRKGSWVSPRCSISSSTVSDSDNPFLSQFKTFSFGSLVEKVRDLKKVKPIDVAKLTLLLSVLTLAAKKIATLALDPFFWMYFSWTWLFWPWFIAFGLAGYGIYCFRKHWIGEANAFEQLGIVSSVFTWLTLVPPAYFNGYLEGWPYVFFLAYHYFFFFNVTVRKRLYGDYYARSHDPKWDVNTPLWSRVLFGVGVMVGHWLAAFEGPELHRLPGGWTNFGPYRWVRHPIYASTMLLFATYCTALRAPLSLLFLLAVSLVYYNKKAKLEEELMVENFGQSYSDYADKVRHKFIPFVY; this is encoded by the exons ATGGAAGCTGTGCTTCTGTGCTCGAAGGTTGTTCCTCGAGCTACGACGCCGTTTGAAGAGTCCCGAAAGTTTTCGTTCAGGCATTTAAACAAACACCTTAAGTGCAATTCGATTCGTGCTGATTCCAGAACCACTCCGTTACTCCCAAGTTTTGAAGCGGTCAAGAGTCAATCTATCTGGAGAGGTGCTTCGTTTCCAGTTCGAAAAGGTTCATGGGTTTCGCCCAGATGCTCGATTTCTAGCTCGACTGTTTCCGATTCCGATAACCCTTTCCTTAGCCAATTCAAAACCTTCTCGTTTGGTTCACTGGTGGAGAAAGTTCGGGACTTGAAGAAAGTGAAGCCCATAGATGTTGCGAAGTTAACTCTTCTTCTATCGGTTTTGACTTTAGCTGCTAAAAAGATTGCGACTTTAGCTCTGGACCCTTTCTTCTGGATGTATTTCAGCTGGACATGGCTGTTCTGGCCTTGGTTTATCGCTTTTGGGCTTGCGGGTTACGGGATTTACTGTTTCCGTAAGCACTGGATTGGAGAAGCCAATGCCTTTGAGCAGCTTGGTATTGTAAGTTCAGTTTTCACATGGCTTACACTTGTGCCTCCTGCTTATTTCAATGGCTATCTTGAAGGCTGGCCTTATGTGTTCTTCTTGGCTTATcattactttttcttcttcaacgtAACTGTGAGAAAAAGGCTCTATGGAGATTACTATGCTCGCTCCCATGATCCTAAATGGGATGTGAACACGCCTTTATGGTCTCGGGTTTTGTTTGGTGTTGGTGTCATGGTTGGACATTGGCTTGCGGCTTTTGAAGGACCTGAGCTGCATCGTTTACCAGGTGGTTGGACCAAT TTTGGTCCTTATAGATGGGTCAGGCATCCGATATATGCTTCTACGATGCTTCTCTTTGCTACATACTGCACTGCTCTGCGTGCGCCTTTGAGTCTGTTGTTTCTTTTAGCGGTTTCTTTGGTTTACTATAACAAGAAGGCCAAGCTGGAGGAAGAATTGATGGTGGAGAATTTCGGACAAAGCTATTCGGATTATGCTGATAAGGTTAGGCACAAGTTCATTCCTTTTGTTTACTAG
- the LOC104736774 gene encoding 1-aminocyclopropane-1-carboxylate oxidase homolog 11 encodes MAKNSIGFDPYTERKAFDETKEGVKGLIDAKITEIPRIFHVPKDTLPNKKPSVSVSDLAIPTIDFASIGVDTPSREAVVEKVRYAVENWGFFQVINHGVPLDVLEEIKDAVRRFHEEEDHEVKKSYYSLDFTKNKFAYSSNFDLYSSSPSLTWRDSISCFMAPDPPTPEELPETCRDAMIEYTKHMLSFGYLLFELLSEALGLKSEILKSMDCLKSLLMICHYYPPCPQPDLTLGISKHSDNSFLTVLLQDDIGGLQILHQDSWVDVSPLPGALVVNIGDFLQLITNDKFISVEHRVLANTRGPRISVASFFSSSIRENSVYGPMKELVSEENPPKYRDTTLREYSEGYFKKGLDGTSHLLNFRI; translated from the exons ATGGCTAAAAACTCTATCGGATTCGATCCTTACACTGAGCGCAAAGCTTTCGATGAGACAAAAGAAGGTGTAAAAGGGCTCATCGACGCTAAAATCACCGAGATCCCTCGAATTTTCCACGTCCCTAAAGATACCTTACCCAACAAGAAACcctctgtttctgtttcagACCTAGCGATCCCTACCATCGACTTTGCAAGCATCGGCGTAGACACACCCTCACGTGAAGCCGTGGTAGAGAAAGTCAGATATGCGGTGGAGAATTGGGGATTCTTTCAGGTGATTAACCATGGTGTTCCTTTGGACGTTCTTGAAGAGATTAAAGATGCAGTTCGTAGGTTTCACGAGGAAGAAGATCATGAGGTCAAGAAATCATATTACTCGCTTGATTTCACCAAGAACAAATTTGCATACAGTAGTAATTTTGATTTGTACAGTTCTTCACCTTCTCTTACTTGGAGAGATTCTATCTCTTGTTTCATGGCTCCTGATCCTCCCACTCCTGAAGAGCTCCCTGAGACTTGCAG GGATGCTATGATTGAATACACAAAGCATATGCTGAGTTTCGGCTATTTGCTATTTGAGCTTCTCTCAGAAGCACTAGGTTTGAAATCTGAGATCCTTAAGAGCATGGATTGCTTGAAGAGTTTGCTTATGATCTGCCACTATTACCCACCTTGTCCACAACCTGACCTAACTTTAGGTATAAGTAAACACTCAGATAACTCTTTCCTCACGGTTCTTCTTCAAGACGATATCGGTGGTCTTCAGATTCTTCATCAAGACTCTTGGGTCGATGTCTCTCCTCTTCCTGGAGCTCTCGTTGTCAACATTGGAGATTTCTTGCAG CTGATAACAAACGATAAGTTTATAAGTGTGGAGCATAGAGTGCTTGCAAATACGCGAGGCCCAAGAATTTCAGTAGCAAGCTTTTTCAGCTCAAGTATACGTGAGAACTCAGTTTATGGACCAATGAAAGAGCTTGTGTCTGAAGAAAACCCTCCAAAATACAGAGACACAACCTTAAGAGAATACTCAGAAGGATATTTTAAGAAAGGTCTTGATGGAACATCGCATCTATTGAATTTCAGGATATGA